The genomic window CGCCCGAACCGGCGTCCGCTGCGGTGGCGCTCACCGTGCGCGACACGATGTCGAGCGTGCCCGTGACGGTGGGCCGGGTCGCGTCGATGCGGACGGCGAGGGATGCCTCGTCCGACGTGTTGCCGCCGGCATCCGTCGCCTTGGCCTTCACCGTGTGCTGACCGTCGGCCGACACGGTCGCCTCGGCGAACCGGACGTTGTCGGTCGCCTGCCAGGCGCCCTCGTCGACGGCGACCTCGATGCGTGTGCGCACGTCGCGGTCGTCGGTCGCGGTCGCCCGGACGGTCACCGGCGAGAGGAACCAGCCGTTCGCACCCGTGACGCCCGACGCGGTGAGCGTCACTTCGGGGGCCTCGGCGTCGAGGGTCTCTCCGCCGACTTCGAGCTCGGTGAGGCCCACGGCGGCCGTGCTGTCGCTGTCGGACTGCGCCGTGAGCACGACGCGGACACCGGTCGTGACGACCTCGTCGAACGACACCGCGTTCGGCGCCTCGCGCTCGGTGCCGTACGAGCCGGCTCCCTCGACATCCACCCACTCGCCGTCGACGAGGACCTGGGCCTTCCAGGACTCGGGCACCGCGACGCCGTCACCGGCGTCCGGGCCCGCCCGGTCGCTCCAGAAGTGCGCGGTCACGCCGTCCACGCGAACGGGGTCGGCCCACGTGTAGCCGGCCCACCGGGTGTCGGCGTCCTCGGCGGGAGAGGTCCACACCGGGTGCGCGTCGCCGGTGTAGGCGATCTCGGTGTCGTTCAGCGCGTCGACGGTCGAGCCGGCCGCGGTCGCCTCGGCGGCCGGGGTGCCGGTCGACGCGAGGTTCGTGCGCCACGGGTCCTCGCCGAGCACGGTGACGGTCGCCGTCACGCGTCCGGCTGCGTAGCCCTCGACGAAGCCGCCGACGGTGAACTCGCCGGCGGCGGCGAAGTCGGCGGGATCGACGTCATCCCACCGGACCGGAGCCGCGAGGGTGTCGGCGCCGTACTGCAGCGAGACCGTCTCGGGCAGCTCGGGCGCCGAACCCACGACCGTCTCGACGGCGACGGGTGCGATGCCGGCGGGCTGTGCCGCGTGCACCTCCCACTCCTCGACGGCGAGCGCCGAGTACTGCGGCGGGTTCGCCGAGTTCGGCGAGGCGTTGAGCACCGCGCGCAGACGCGTCGTGGTGACCGCGTCGAACGTCACCTGGTGCACGGCCGTGGTCGTCGTCGGATACCCGCTCGGGTTCGGGACGTTCCTCCACTCCCCCGCATCCCAGTACTGGAGCACCCACGACGACGGGTCGGAGACGCCGTTGCCGGTTCCCGGCGCGGCGTCGCGCCAGAACTTGATGCGTGCGCGGTCGACGCGGACCGGGGTGTCCCAGTCGTACTGGATCCACTGCTGCGCCGGCCGCGTGCCGGTCCAGCTGCCCCACATGTCCGGCGGCAGCGGGTTGGGGCGGATGATCTCGTCGTTGAGCGACGTGATCCAGTACTGCGTCGGGATCGGCTCGTTGGACGCCGACGACGTGGCCCACGGTGCGACGTTCGACCGCGGCGTGAGGTTCGCCCCGCGCTCAGGGGTCGTCACGACGGGGAGGATGCGCGCGGGGGTCTGGGTGTCGTCCCACTCGACCTTGTCGATGGCGACCGAGCGGCGGAAGTGGTTCCCCCCGACGGCGTCGGCCGTGTGGTACGCCATGTACCACTCGCCCTGGAACTCGGCGATCGCCGGGTGGCTCGTGGTGGACGACACGGGCGCGAGGATGCGTCCGCGGAACGTCCACGGCCCGAGCGCGCTCGACGCCGTCGAGTAGGCGATGCAGGCGTGGTAGTTCGCCGGCGTGCACGAGCTCGTCGGTCCGGCGTTGTTCGCGGCGTACGCGAGGTAGTACGTGTCGTTGCGCTCGAACAGCCACGCGGCCTCGAAGAAGCCCGTCACCCCGGAGGTGATCGTCGTGGGCGTGCCGATGCGCGTCTTCATGTCGGACTGGAGCTCGGTGGCCATCAGCCGGCCGAAGCTGCCCCAGTACATCCATACGCGGCCGTTGTCGACGAGAACCGTCGGGTCGATGTTGTGGGCATCGTTGCCCAGGATCGTCTGCGAGACGATCGGGCCGCCGGCGTGGTCGGTCCACGGCCCGAGCGGGGTGTCGGAGACCGCGACGCCGATGCCGAACTTG from Microbacterium sulfonylureivorans includes these protein-coding regions:
- a CDS encoding family 43 glycosylhydrolase, whose protein sequence is MVLRSKRAAATLAAVAVGALIVTLSPLSPAVAATENPIIGDGSVYSADPSLLADGDTLYIHAGRDQAGTTTNDFIMNEWQAFSTGDVDSGEWEHHPALMRPETVFDWATSGRAYAGQVVKGVDGRFYWYVPVNEAASTAPDKFGIGVAVSDTPLGPWTDHAGGPIVSQTILGNDAHNIDPTVLVDNGRVWMYWGSFGRLMATELQSDMKTRIGTPTTITSGVTGFFEAAWLFERNDTYYLAYAANNAGPTSSCTPANYHACIAYSTASSALGPWTFRGRILAPVSSTTSHPAIAEFQGEWYMAYHTADAVGGNHFRRSVAIDKVEWDDTQTPARILPVVTTPERGANLTPRSNVAPWATSSASNEPIPTQYWITSLNDEIIRPNPLPPDMWGSWTGTRPAQQWIQYDWDTPVRVDRARIKFWRDAAPGTGNGVSDPSSWVLQYWDAGEWRNVPNPSGYPTTTTAVHQVTFDAVTTTRLRAVLNASPNSANPPQYSALAVEEWEVHAAQPAGIAPVAVETVVGSAPELPETVSLQYGADTLAAPVRWDDVDPADFAAAGEFTVGGFVEGYAAGRVTATVTVLGEDPWRTNLASTGTPAAEATAAGSTVDALNDTEIAYTGDAHPVWTSPAEDADTRWAGYTWADPVRVDGVTAHFWSDRAGPDAGDGVAVPESWKAQVLVDGEWVDVEGAGSYGTEREAPNAVSFDEVVTTGVRVVLTAQSDSDSTAAVGLTELEVGGETLDAEAPEVTLTASGVTGANGWFLSPVTVRATATDDRDVRTRIEVAVDEGAWQATDNVRFAEATVSADGQHTVKAKATDAGGNTSDEASLAVRIDATRPTVTGTLDIVSRTVSATAADAGSGVSGIEYAIDAPTGWQSYGAAVPVDDERHVVYLRSKDAAGNVSAQATVTVPLSPNAPLEGNIAPIATPTASYTSGWNSVPAVNDGALTGASWGTWPNVGEQWVQLEWDRVVTVDKAGVLFFRDSADTANAGMIPPREWKLQYVDLATGEWKDVAADAAYGRSSTAINEVTFAPVTTTKLRALMQAWGTASAGGSSGILEFEAWAAEVAAPSLEVDVTVVGRCTAGKGTLAVSAANGGEVPVTVALETAYGSKTVADLAPGRRSTQSFSTRQASVPAGEVSAVVTGVVDGQAVTQEESVAYDALTC